A single Chryseobacterium sp. DNA region contains:
- a CDS encoding SDR family oxidoreductase, whose protein sequence is MEAKNNTALVVGANGVIGTKLIKYLEKLGTWDIVGLSRRGGMNTDKVRYIAVDLLDPEDCTKNLTSLTDVTHIFYAAYQDRASWSELVQPNLDMLMNVLSTVESVAKSLQHVSLMQGYKVYGAHLGSFKTPAKETDAGHMPPEFNISQQQYLEQQQSGKTWTWSAIRPSVVGGTATGNPMNLVMVIGVFATISKQLGIPLRFPGKAGAYGTLLELTDSTLLAKAMVWAATNSQCANQAFNINNGDLFRWNEMWPKIAAYFKMETAPPLPLPLQTMMADKETLWETIRKDYALEYSFKEVSSWAFGDFVFSWDYDFFADGTKARRMGFHEFVDTEQMFYELFDEMRHKKIIP, encoded by the coding sequence ATGGAAGCAAAAAATAACACGGCCTTAGTGGTTGGAGCTAATGGAGTGATTGGTACAAAGCTGATCAAGTATCTGGAAAAACTCGGAACATGGGATATCGTCGGCCTTTCACGAAGGGGAGGAATGAATACGGATAAGGTGCGCTATATTGCTGTAGATTTACTGGACCCTGAAGATTGCACGAAAAATCTGACTTCGCTAACAGATGTGACCCACATTTTTTATGCTGCTTATCAGGATAGAGCAAGTTGGTCCGAATTGGTACAGCCTAATCTAGACATGCTGATGAATGTATTAAGTACGGTGGAATCCGTTGCAAAAAGCTTACAACATGTCAGTTTAATGCAGGGATATAAAGTATATGGAGCCCATCTTGGATCTTTTAAAACTCCTGCTAAAGAAACCGATGCAGGGCACATGCCTCCGGAGTTCAATATTTCCCAACAACAGTATCTTGAACAGCAGCAGTCGGGCAAAACCTGGACATGGTCAGCCATACGTCCATCAGTTGTTGGCGGGACAGCAACCGGAAATCCTATGAATTTGGTAATGGTAATAGGCGTCTTTGCCACGATTTCAAAACAACTTGGGATTCCACTTCGTTTTCCGGGTAAAGCAGGAGCCTACGGAACATTGCTGGAACTGACAGATTCTACATTGCTGGCAAAGGCTATGGTTTGGGCAGCTACCAACTCACAATGCGCCAACCAGGCGTTTAATATTAACAATGGAGATCTGTTCCGGTGGAATGAGATGTGGCCTAAAATTGCAGCTTATTTTAAAATGGAGACGGCACCTCCCTTGCCATTGCCCCTGCAGACCATGATGGCTGATAAGGAAACCCTTTGGGAAACGATCCGAAAAGACTATGCATTGGAATACAGTTTCAAAGAAGTTTCATCCTGGGCATTTGGAGATTTTGTATTTTCCTGGGATTATGACTTTTTTGCAGATGGTACCAAGGCAAGACGGATGGGATTCCATGAATTTGTCGATACGGAACAGATGTTTTATGAATTGTTTGATGAAATGCGCCATAAAAAGATTATTCCTTAA